ACCCTTTGTTTTTGTATGGCCTCGCGGCCATTGCCATCCCCATTATTATTCATCTGTTCAACTTCAGGAAGTTCCGGAAGGTCTATTTCACCAATGTGAAGTTTCTGGAGGAGTTGCAGCA
This genomic stretch from Bacteroidales bacterium harbors:
- a CDS encoding BatA domain-containing protein encodes the protein MEFVNPLFLYGLAAIAIPIIIHLFNFRKFRKVYFTNVKFLEELQ